The genomic interval CCAGTGCCTTTCTCGCCAATTCCAGGCAGCGTTGCATGTAAGTGGCATCCTGTGGTTGAGAAGGGCTAGATTTGAGATTTGAAGGAGAATTTTGGGAAGAATCAATCATAGTCACAGTTAATTCGGTTCATCTTGTAATCAACCCCACCTGCGATGAGAAGTACCCTCAAAAAATTCTGTTGCACGATCGCTTTTACCGCCACCGTTGTAGGGTCATTCATTCCTGCAATTCCAATCTTGAACAGTGCTGCCAATGCTGCTCCCGCTAAAAGCGGTTGGGTCGCAGTTACCACCGACAGTCGAAATAAGACCTGGTACGTGGACAATGGCTCGATTCAAGGACGGGGGCGCTATCGGTACTTCTGGTCTTACATTGTAGGGGGTACACCCTACCCCGATAGTGGCAAGATTGCTTACAGTACAGCCTTTTACCTATCTGTCGATTGTCAACAGAAACGATTTCGCCTGCGCTTTGCCAAATCTCTCGACGAAAATAATAAGGTGATTAAGGAATACGACTTTGGTGACAAAGGACCGATGGGAGGTGCAAGGGCAGATTCCGGAGAAGCCGCTTCGTTAAACCATGTTTGCTCGAGACGATGAGAATTTCAACTAAAGGAAATCCGATTTCTGAGATTTAAGGAGATTTGATGGCAACAAAAAGGACAGGCTTGAAACCTGTCCTTGAACAAAAGTCATTAGGTAGGAGTTAGCGATCGACCGATCCCATGATGATGTCGATGCTGCCCAGGATTGCTACAATATCCGCTACCTTCATGCCCCGTAGCAGGTGGGGCAAGACTTGCAGGTTGTTAAAGTCCGCCGCCCGAACTTTGAAACGCCAGGGGAAAACACTATCGTTGCCCTTGATAAATACACCCAGTTCCCCTTTACCACTTTCCAGGCGAACATAATGTTCCCCTTCGGGAACTTTCCAGGTGGGAGCCAATTTCTTCCCAATAAACTGGTAGTCAAAGCTACTCCACTCGGATTTAGGACCGGCTGCCATCCGCTTTGCTTCCAGGTTTTCGTAGGGGCCACCGGGGAGTCCTTTCAGCGCTTGCCGGATGATCTTGACCGACTCGCGCATTTCTCGCATCCGCACCATGTAACGGGCAAGGGCATCTCCTGCTGTCTCCCATTGCACCTCCCAGTCAAAGTCGTCATAGCACTCGTAGTGATCGACCTTACGAAGATCCCACTTAACGCCTGAGCCACGCAGCATTGGACCTGACAACCCCCAATTAATCGCCTCATCACGGGTGATGGTGCCAATCCCCTCGATCCGACGACGGAAAATGGGATTATTGGTTACCAGACGCTCGTACTCATCTACCTTAGGCAGGAAGTAGTCGCAAAAATCTGCACACTTATCGACCCAACCATAGGGCAGGTCGGCAGCAACTCCGCCAATCCGCCAGTAATTATTGTTGACCATGCGGTAGCCTGTTGCCGCTTCCCATAGGTCATAAATTAATTCACGCTCACGGAACTGGTAGAAAAAGGGAGTTTGGGCACCTACGTCTGCCAGGAATGGACCAAACCAGAGCAGGTGATTTGCAATGCGGTTCAGCTCCAGCATAATCACCCGAATATAGCTGGCTCGTTTGGGAACTGCAATCCCTGCCAGTTTTTCGGGGGCGTTAACCGTAATTGCCTCGTTGAACATGCCTGCCGCATAATCCCATCGGCTGACATAGGGAACATACATGACAACCGTGCGGTTTTCGGCAATTTTTTCCATCCCCCGGTGCAAGTAACCAATCACAGGTTCGCAGTCAAGCACATTCTCCCCATCCAGGGTGACAATCAACC from Kovacikia minuta CCNUW1 carries:
- a CDS encoding surface-adhesin E family protein is translated as MRSTLKKFCCTIAFTATVVGSFIPAIPILNSAANAAPAKSGWVAVTTDSRNKTWYVDNGSIQGRGRYRYFWSYIVGGTPYPDSGKIAYSTAFYLSVDCQQKRFRLRFAKSLDENNKVIKEYDFGDKGPMGGARADSGEAASLNHVCSRR
- a CDS encoding NAD(P)H-quinone oxidoreductase subunit H is translated as MAMIETKTEPMVLNMGPHHPSMHGVLRLIVTLDGENVLDCEPVIGYLHRGMEKIAENRTVVMYVPYVSRWDYAAGMFNEAITVNAPEKLAGIAVPKRASYIRVIMLELNRIANHLLWFGPFLADVGAQTPFFYQFRERELIYDLWEAATGYRMVNNNYWRIGGVAADLPYGWVDKCADFCDYFLPKVDEYERLVTNNPIFRRRIEGIGTITRDEAINWGLSGPMLRGSGVKWDLRKVDHYECYDDFDWEVQWETAGDALARYMVRMREMRESVKIIRQALKGLPGGPYENLEAKRMAAGPKSEWSSFDYQFIGKKLAPTWKVPEGEHYVRLESGKGELGVFIKGNDSVFPWRFKVRAADFNNLQVLPHLLRGMKVADIVAILGSIDIIMGSVDR